A window of Atribacterota bacterium genomic DNA:
TGCTAATATGGATTCCACCCGTGGGTCCATAGCTCAGCGGTAGAGCAGCCGGCTCATAACCGGTCGGTCCCTGGTTCGAATCCGGGTGGACCCACCATCCTAATATGGCGGGAGCACACATATGGAAACCTTAGAAAGAGTTTTGAATTTTTTGGAAAATCTGTTTCCCGCTTCTTTTGCTCTTCCTGATGATCGGTTTGGTCTTCAGGTTAAAGCTTGTGAGACAGTGCAAAAGGTCTTGGTTGGTTTAGAGTTGACTCCGGAACTTTTGAACTGGGTAATTGCCGAAAAGATAGATCTTCTATATCTTCATCACCCTCCAATCTGGACACCACTTTCGTTTTTTTCGAAAGATGATCCCCATTTTGTTATGCTTTACAAACTGTATCACCACGGTATTTCTGTAATCGCCCACCATACAAACCTTGACAGTGCTCCAAAGGGCCTGGCGGAACAGTGGGTCAAAATTCTCACCCTGGAGGGCAAAAAAAAGCCAATCCTCCCACGTTCAATTCCAAAATTTAAAATTGTCACCTTTGTCCCTTCCGATTATCTTGAGAAGGTTTCCCAGGCAATGTTCTCCACCGGTGCCGGGACCATTGGTAACTACAAGGGGTGCAGCTTCCACGTGCTGGGAACGGGAACTTTTATTCCCCAAGAAAACGCTCAACCTTTCGTAGGAATAGTGGGCCAACTTGCAAAAGTTTCCGAAATACGTTTAGAAGTGGAAGTAGAAGCGAACCTTCTGAACCAGACGGTGGAACAGATCGTTTCCGCACATCCGTATGAAGAGCCAGCCATCGATATTTATCCTCTGAGAGAATCATCACGAAGTTCCGTCGGATTAGGAAGAATCATCAAATTGCTTCATCCCCTTGAAAAGCAAGAATTAAAGAGCAGAGTCGAGAGCGTTTTCGTGGAATCATGTATCTTATATTCCTCCAGTAAGGACGTTTCATCTTTCTATCACACCATTGCCCTCTGTCCAGGAAGCGGGAAGAGCCTCCTTAAACAGGTGATTAAAGAAAAACCTGATGTTTTCATCACTGGAGATCTCTCTCATCACGAAATCCAGGAACTTCTTTTTGCTGGTATCGATTACCTCTCAGTCCCACATGGAAGAGGCGAAAAAAGAGCGATGCAAGAAATATGTCTTTTCCTGCAAGAGGAAGCGAAGAAACACGATTTAAAAGTCGAATTCTTCGAAGGAAAACCATAAGGAAACCAACATGGAAAAGATTATGCTTCTCTTACATCTTCAGGATTTAGATGGAAAGATTCAGAGTCTACAATCAAAAATCGCAAGGGGAGAAGAGGAAATATGTTCTCTTCAGCAGATTCTGGAAGCAGCACAAAAAGATCTGGAATCAGCGAAAATGGCTCTGGAGAAGGCAAAAGTCGCCTTAGCTCATAAAGAACTGGAACTGAAAGACGCCGAAGAAAAACTGAGAATGACCAAAGGGAAATTATACAGTGGAGAAATCACCTCTTCTAAAGAGCTTGCCCAATGGGAAAAATCAATGGAAAAATTAGAAGTAGCGAAAAACACCTTAGAAGAAGAAGTGCTCCTGGAAATGGAAAAGTTAGAATCGATGCAAAAGACATTCCAAGTAAAGAGCCAGGCTGTGAGTACAAAAAGAGAAGAGACTTTCCAGAGTATCGCCCACATTCAAGAAGAGCTAAAAGGTTGGCAAGAGCACTTAGAAACCTTACAAAGAGAACGAGAAAAAGTCATTACCCAAATTGATATAAACACGCTCTCGACATACCTTGACCTCAGGAAAAAATATACTAATCCAGTGGTGGTACTCCAGGACGAAACCTGCAGTGGATGTTACTTAACTGTTCCTACAACCGTGGTAAAAAGCGTTCGCAAACAGGAAGAACTCGTGCGGTGTCCAAACTGTGGAAGATTCATCTATCGAAAGACCTCGTAAGTACATTGCTTTTATTGACGGTGCCTCCCGAGGAAACCCGGGAGAAAGCGCCTTCGCCTTTATCATCGGTAACGAAAAAGGTGAAATCCTTTACCAAGCTTCTGGCCGTATTGGAATCGCCACAAATAATGAGGCCGAGTATCGAGCACTTCTTGAGGCTCTGGATAGAATATTTTACCTTGGTATTCAGGAAATTACCATTTTTTCGGATAGCCAGCTCCTTGTCAACCAGATTAACGGGGTATATCGCGTTCACTCCCCCAAACTCCTTTCCCTTTACCATGAAGCCAGAGTGAAAATTGCTCGGCTCAAGAAACTCGTCCTAACCCACATCGACAGAACAAAAAACTCTCAAGCGGATCGCCTGGCTTCCGAAATACTCAATCAGCGAATCAGTTATAATTGTGGGGAAGGCAGGTCGGGTAACCGCGGGAGAGTTTCTCCCGAGGAAAGTCCGAGCTCCACAGAGCAGGGTACTGGGTAACACCCAGTGGAGGTAACTCCAGGAAAGTGCCACAGAAAACATACCGCCTTCTTGGAGAAGGTAAGGGTGAAAAGGCGAGGCAAGAGCTCACCGGATGCTGGGTGACCAGCATGCCTGGCAAACCCTACCCGGAGCAAGGCCAAATAGGAAGGGATGAGGTGGCTCGCTGACCTTCGGGTTGGCCGCTTGAGAGGTGGGGTAACTCACCTCCCAGATAGATGGTTACCGTTCCTCGCAAGAGGAATACAGAACTCGGCTTATAGACTTGCCTTCCTCTCCCTACACCCTCCTCCGCAAAGCAGAATGCATAGCAATGGAAACGACGATGATGAGGCCATACACAAGTTGAGTCCAGAATCCTGTCATTCCCATGGCAATAATGCCAGCCTCCAAAATACCAATGATAATAGCCCCAATGAAGGTGCCAAAAACAGTTCCCACTCCTCCCTCAACAGGGGTACCACCAAGAAAAACCGCGGCGATGGTCTTAAGAAGATATCCCTGACCAAGGGTGGGCCAGAAGTAAAGAACTTCTAAGCTGGCCAATACTCCAGCAAAGGCAGCAAAACCACCCATCTGGGTGAAGACAATCATCTTCACTCTATCTACATTGACACCCATGACCCTGGCACTGGCAGGGTTATCACCAGTAAAGTAAATATGTGCCCCAAAACGATGGCGATTCAAAACCAGCCATATAACAAAACCAACGAGCACCGCCCAGAGTATCTGTGCCGGAAGCCTCCCCCCAATCCTTCCTACTAAAAGATAGTAGAGCACACTTTGCTTGGTCGGAACCAGCGTTTTTCCCAAACCGCCACACAGAACCTGCGTGAGCCCCGCCCAGAAAAATTGTGTGCCAATGGTCAAAACCAAAGAAGGAAGACGCAATTTTACGATGAGTAAACCATTCATAAAGCCTGCCCCTAGTCCCACCGCGATACAGGTCAAAAGGGCTAAAGGAAAGCTTCCAAAAGCATGAAACACCATGGTAAAGACATATCCACTGAATCCCATAATCGAGGGGAAAGAAAGGTCCATTTCACCGCTAACCACAATGAGAGTCAAAGAGAGGGCCATAATCATGGAGAAAGGTATGGTAGACATGAAAGCAGCGTATATGTCTCCAGAGAGAAAGGTTTTAGGGCTTCCTACCATAAAAAGAACAATAATGACCAGAAGAACAAACACAACACTCATTTGGGATCGATGTTCCACCGCCCTTGATCGTGCCATCCTTCTTCCCTCCAAAACCAAACTCTTGAATAAAATAACCCCGGGTTTTGGCCCGGGGTTATACAGTCTTTCAAGGCATCAAAGATTGGAAATCCTGTCCCGGTTTTTCCTCTCCCTCAGTAACTACACTCTCCTGGTGATTCTCCAGCTTCCCAGTGCGAGCCACAAGATACAGTTTTTCTACCAGTTTTTCCAGAGAAATCGCCGCTTTTTCAAATTCACCCACCACTCTTCCCCGGTCGAGAACCACAATCCGGTCCGCTACTGGATAGACATGATAAATATTGTGGGTGATGAAAATGGCCGATTTCCCATTCTTCTTGATTTCTTCCACAAAACCAAGCACTTTCTGCGTTTCTGAGAGAGAAAGCCCGGTCGTTGGTTCATCGAGAATGATGAGATCTGCCTGGAAGTGGAGCGCCCGCGCAATGGCCACTCCTTGTTTTTCTCCTCCAGACATAGTTCCTACCACTGAATCAACGCTCAGGGCTGCCGAAGTAAATCCCATGTACTGGCGCATAATACGTTCTGTCTCTTCCCGTTCCTTTTTGATGTTAATAAACCCCCAAGGAGTAGTGATTTCTCGTCCCATGAACACATTACGCCATATGGTGTGTTGCTCGGAAAGCGCTCGCTCCTGGAAAACCGTCTCAATTCCTAATTCTCGAGCCTTGGCTACCGAATACCCCAAAAGTTTCTGACCCTTCCAGTAAATCTCTCCCCTATCAGGCTGGTGAACTCCGGTCAGAATCTTGATGAGCGTCGACTTTCCAGCACCGTTATCTCCTAAGAGGCCAACGATTTCGTTGTACTGCACGGCAAAATTGACTCCCCGCAACACCTCGACATGCCCGAAAGACTTCCAGATATTGACCATTTTTACCAGCGAGTCGTCATGAACAGTCAATTAACGAATTCCCTCCTCAACGAGCGGTGCAATCGCTTCGACATTTGACTTATCCACAAGCCCCGAACCAGTGTCAATGTGCAAACCAGCAAATTTATATTTGATGCTCATACACAACTGGAGGACAGGTAAATACCCCTGCAAAAATTGCTGTTGGTCCAGAATAAGATCGCAGTACCCATTTCGTATCGCCTCCAAAGTAGCAGGAGAAAGGTCAAACCCTGCCCCATAAATATCATCTGGACCCTTACCAGCGGCTTTAAAGTACGTTTCGAGAGTCGCTGTCAAACCACCATGGTCGGTAACCACCAGCTTCACATCCGGATGCGAAGAAACATAGCCAGCAAAAATTGGGGCTCCCAGAGGCGCTTCGGCGTTAACCTCAGGAGAAATTTCAAGGTAATCTACTTCTAAACCAGCTTCTTTCAGAGCATCAATAACTCCCTTGGTCCGTAAACCTCGAGTTGGTTGAGAAAGCAGGCCCCATACCATAGCCCTATCCCCAGCCTTGAGGCCGAAACGCTCTACGCAACCTTTTCCAAGCATAAGACCAGATTCATAGAGTTCCTGTCCAACATAACCAAAACCCCAGGCCTTGTATTTTGCTTCTGCTTTAGGAAGCGTGGTATTCTGAGAAGTAACAATAATCCCTTGGGCAAAAGCTTCGTCAATCAGAGGATCCAGTGCATCATCCCCAGGATGCCCCATGATGGCGATTCCGTTCGGCTTGGAAGCCACTGCCTCTTTGAACTGGGTAACCATCTTTTCCGGATCCCAATCGGAGAAAACATACTCTACCGTGGGTCCCAGATCCTCCTCCGCTGCCTTGGCCCCTCGATACACAACACTCGCAAAAGGACACCCCGGAGGTCCACCAGCAAAAAATCGAATTCGAATCCCTTCAAACCTCTTTGCCTCCGCCACCGCCAGAACACTACTTAAAAGCAACAAAGCAACACTAACTACGATACCCCATTTTACTAAACGAATCCGCATGGTCATACCCTCCTTCCTGAAGAATCCTAAAAATTAAAAACACCTCGAAAACCCCCCAATACTGGGCCCCTTCGCTCTTGAAATCTTTCCTCTCACCTCCCCTTTTTTATTCTATCCCAAACGCAATGGGATAACAACCACAACCTTTTGCCGTCTCCAGGAAAGCAAAGAAGTTCTCCAACGGTGTATCAAGCTGCACATGGTGAGTGGGAGCAATAATAAACCCCCCACCCTTCCCCAAAGTGACAATGCGTCTTTGAACCTCCTGCTTCACCTCTTCTGGGGTCCCAAAAGGAAGAGTACGCTGCTCATCAATAGAACCCCAGAAAGAAAGGACGTCCCCGTATCGCTTCTTCAAAAATTCTGGATCCATAGCCCCTGGTTGCACGGGATTCAAGATATCGATTCCAATTTCAACCAGTTCATCGATAATCGGATAAATGTTTCCATCGCTGTGATAGGCAATTTTCACATTTGGATCCGTTTTTTTTACTTCCTGACATATTGTGGCAAGACGAGGTTTCAGGTATCTTCTCCATAGCTCTGGGGACAGAAGCATACCCCGTTGGGTTCCCACGTCATCTCCCAACCAAATTCCATCTACCCCCATCGTCGTCAACCTCTTTGCTGCTTCAAGATGAAAATGAAAGGGGATATCGAGAATGTGATTCGCCTTCTCCTCATCAGTAACCATATCGATGAGAAGCTGATTCATTCCCCGCAGATACCAAGCACCCTCGAAAATGGTACAAACCACAACCCCCAAGATGAAGTGCGTCCTTCCAAATTTTTCAAGGATTTTCCATAATGGTAAATACAACTCTTCACGGTGGGGGGAGGGAGGAACATACTCTGCAAGACCGCTATCGGTAGCAAGGGGATGTTCGGCAATTTCCGTGTAGTGCCCTGTGCCAAAAGGCGTGGTATATGGCACCCTTTTCCATTTTATCCCCCATTCACAGATGTATTCTTCCTCTTCCTTCAAATAATAGGAATTGGCTATCCCCACTGAATATTGAATCATATCAAGACCTAAAACCTCTTCGAGGTCGTGTTCTACCCCTCCATGAGGATTGTCCTCTCCCTGCGACATCAGCCCTAAATGATCCCGCAGTCGCTTTGCAAACTCCGGCGTGAAACTCGCCTGGATGGGAACTCGATCCGGTTCCTCATGGCACAAACTAGTATGAACCCGCTCTTTCGAATTCATCGCCCAAAGTCACTCCTTCGCATAAGCACCAATTCTGCTTCTTTGCGCTTCCCCTCCAACCCAAAAAGGTGGTAGGCAATGAGTGTTTCAAATTGCTCCAAATCTTCTTTTAAATTTTCTACAAAGATTGGAAAAACTGGAAGATAAAATGTTTTTTCAAAAGGAACAATCCCAAAGATAAGATATCGGCAAAGCACCACCAGCGCAACAAAACCCTGAAGATACGGATACTGATAAAGAAAACAGTGCATTGTACCACGATCCAAAAAATCTTTCCAGTCGGATAAAAAGTCATTCCCCACTACGATAAGGTCTTTTCGGTTCGCCTCAAGAAGTGCCTTACCTACTCCATAATTTCCGAAAGCCGTCGAAAGAAAAACACCACAAACCTCTCTTTCAAACAGTAATCTTTCTTTGGTAAACTGGTACGCTTCTTCCTCATCCCGAACTTCCACAAGATACGAAACATCGTAAGGCAAATTTTTTTCATGAACATAATCAATAAGTCCCTGCCACCGCAAAACATGGGAAGGAGCTCTTTTGTTCGTGGTAAGAACACAAATTTTTCCCCTGCGGTTACTCAAAAAGTGTTGAAAGATCTCACCAGCCACCCGACCCCCCTGGCGAACATTCTGGCCAACATAGAAAAGTCTTTTACTCAGAGGAGCATCAACGTTAAAGGTCACCACTCTTATTCCTTTCAGATACAGGGCGTTGATAAAGTAATCAAGCTGCGTGAGATCTGAAGGCACCATTGCTACACCGTGAAAGTCGCTGCGCTCCAAAAGCTTCTCAAATATACCAACCTGTTCTGAGAGATTGTGACCATTGGTTCTGAAAAACTCGATATCAATAGGCCATTCTCGAAGAAGTTTCCAGGCGTCAAAAACCCCCCGTTCCACTTTTTCCCAGAAAAAGTCTTTCTCAGGAAAGAGAACGATAATTTTCTTACGCGAAAGGTTAAAGTTTAATGAAGCCGGAAACGATGAAAAATAACCCATCTCGAAGGCTTTTTTCAGAACTCTTTCCCGCAATTCCGTTCCCACTTTACCCCTGCCGTTTAAAGCTCGACTAACAGTAGCCACCGAGATGGTTAATTCACGAGCAATGTCCTGTAGTGTAACTTTTTTACTCAACGGATCCTCCTAGAAATAATTAGGTTAAAACTTTACTTCATTCTAAAAAACCTTTCTAAGAAAGTCAATTAACTACAAAATAATTTCAAAAAGGGGTTCCTTTCGAAAGGAACCCCTTTTTGAAATTACACCAGCTTTTACTTAGTCAAGAATTTGTAAATCGTCATCGTCGAATACGTCTCACCAGGTTTCAAAAACACCGAAGGGAAATTCGGTTTATTTGGGGAATCAGGATAGTGTTGAGTTTCCAAGCAGAAACCAGCAAACTGACCATAGTACTTACCGCCCTTTCCAACGAGATCCAGCCAGTTACCGGTGTAAAGCTGAACACCAGGTTCGGTGGTCCATACTTCCATGACCCTGCCAGAAGTTGGTTCCTCAACCCGAGCCGCCAGGGCCAGTTGCCCAGTCTGGTTGTTGAGGACAAAGTTATGGTCGTACCCTTTGAAGGGAGGTTCGGCAAATTCCATCACCCGCTCACCAATGGCACGAGGGGTAGTAAAATCAAGGGCGGTTCCGGCAACCGAAGCAATTTCACCGGTAGGAATCAGGGTGTTATCCACCGGGGTATAGTGATCAGCAACAATTTGAAGGAGGTGATCCAGAACATTGCCCACACCTTCTCCAGCCAGATTGAAGTAGGCGTGATTGGTAAGGTTCACTACGGTCGGCTTATCAGTCGTTGCCAGATATTCAATCTTTAATTCATTCTGATTGGTCAGGGTGTACGTTACCGTAACACTGAGATTACCTGGAAACCCTTCTTCTCCATCGTGGCTTACATACTTGAAACGAATGGCCGGTCCATCAGGAGATTTGAAAGGGAAAGCTTTCCAAACCACTCGATTAAATCCTTTGACACCTCCGTGCAAGCTGTTAGGACCGTTATTCTGGGCCAGAGTGTAAGTACGGCCATCAATGGTAAACTGACCATTACCAATCCGGTTTGCATAGCGACCGGTAATGCACCCAAAATAGGGATTGGCCGAGCTCTCATATCCATCCAGCGAGTCAAATCCCAGGATAATATCGGCAAATTTACCATTTTTATCCGGAACATAGAGAGAAGTAAGAGCACCACCATAGGTAATAAACTTAGCCATAACCTCGTTATCATTGACAAGCGTATACTCATCCACCGGAGTTCCATCAGCCGTAACTCCATAGAAAGTCTTCTCAATGCTGCTTGCCATACACACATAGGCCATACCGAAAATGAGCAGGGACACCGCAAGAAGAACTAACCACTTTCTCATACGATAACCCTCCTTAGTTGGTTGATGTTTGAAAAAATATTACCAACTCTACAAATATTTCTAAAATATTTTTCCCTTTTTGTCAACAGGAAAAAAAATTTCCCAAAATTTCTTTTTTTTCCAAGTTCCCCTTGAAGTTTCCCGTTTTTCGGCTATACTACCTTCATGAATCGAACCACCATTCCAGTCATGGCTGATTTATCCCTGTTAAGTGTTAACGTCATATGGGGTGCCACTTTTGTCACCATGAAACACCTGGTGGAAAACATACCCTTTTCCAAAATCCTTTTTGGTCGGTTCCTCATCGCTACAGTTTGCCTCCTCGGCTTTTCGTTTTCCAAAAAATGGGACAGAAAAATCTTGCGTAACGGCAGCATTTTGGGGTTCGCTCTTTTCGGAGGGTATTTTTTTCAAACCTGGGGATTGCTGTATACTACCCCAGCCCGTTCAGCTTTTGTCACCGGTTTGAGCGCCATTTTTGTCCCCCTTCTCGTATACTTGCTCTTCCGAAAAAAAATTGACTTCTCCACCCTTTTAGGCATCATCATAGCTCTTTTCGGCCTGGTACTCCTGACGCTCACAGGCAGAAACAACACTCAGCAGAAATGGTGGGGAGACTTTTTAACCACCCTAGGGGCTTTCGCATATGCACTACAGATTGTTCTGGTAGAAAAATTTAACCAAGAAGATACCCTACCTCTTGTGAGCATCGAAATGGCCACAGTAACCATCTTAAGTCTTGCTCTATCCATCGGTTTGGGAAACCCCGGCTTTTCTTTTACCTCCAGGGAATGGGTCAGTATCGTTTTTCTGGGGGTAGTCGCAACCGCTCTGGCCTTTACCATTCAGAAAGTTGCTCAGCGGCATACCTCTGCAGCCCACGCAGGCCTTATTTTCATCTCCGAACCAGTATTTGCGGCTTTTTTTTCCTATTTCTTCTGGCAGGAACGCTTTACACCCAATATCGTAGCAGGATGCGTGCTTATTCTTTTCGGCATCCTGCTACCACAAATTAGAATTTTCTTTACTCCCGAGAATCAACTTCCTCAACCTTCAGGTCAAATTCAAGTCCTTCCAAGTAAAGGAGATCAATAATTTTCTGTAAAAGGGCTTGTTCTTCCACCCGATTTAACGGATCTCCCTTTCTTTTAAAATTGGTCAAAACAATCCTCATCTTCTTTTCCTCCTACTTTTTGAGTTTCCGTAACGCATTTTCCATCCGGTCCATTGCCAGAGCCAGGTTTTCCAGGGAATTGGAAAAGGAAAGGCGGATATACCCTTCCCCAAATTCGCCAAAAGCAGTTCCTGGCAGTACCGCTACTCCGGCTTCCTCCAAAAGGTAATTAGCCATCTGCGACGAAGAAAGACCAAAAGAAGCCACGTTGGGAAAGATATAAAAGGCTCCCCGAGGCTTGACAAATCTTAAGCCCTCAATTTTGGCCATTCTTTCCACCAGAAAGTCCCTCCGACGACGAAATTCAGCACTCATCTTTTTGACCGAAACATCACTATTGAGTAAAGCTTCGACTCCGGCCATCTGAGTAAAGGTACAGGTACAGGAATTAGAATTGGTCATCAAAAGTGCGAGGTAGGGAGCCCACTCCCTTGGCAACACTGCATATCCCAGCCTCCACCCTGTCATGGCAAAACTCTTCGAAAAGGCATCAAGAAGAACCGTTCTCTCTTTCATACCTGGAAATTGCAGAATACTCACATGTTCGTGGTCATAGATAATCTCGCTATATACTTCATCGGTAAAAACAAAAAGGTCTTCTTCCTGAGCAAGCTGAGCAATTGCCTCCATGTCTTCTCGAAGGAGCACTGAACCGGTAGGATTATTGGGAGAATTGAGAACAATCATTTTCGTCTTTTTGGTAATCAGGCGTCGCAATTCGTCAACATCTACCCGAAAATCGTTTTCTTCCCGAAGACGCAAGGGCACCGATTTTGCTCCCACAAAATCAATAATAGAGCGGTAGGCGGGAAACCCAGGATTGGGATAAACAACCTCATCTCCCTCTTCCAAAAGCAGAAGGAAGCTTAAAAATATCACCGGTTTTGCACCAGGGGTAATGACCACTTCCTCAGGGGTAATCTCAACGTTCCTCGTTCTACGCATATAAACACAAACCGCTTCTCGAAGCTCATCAATGCCCGCCGAAGGGACATAATAGGTATGTCCATCCTTGATTGCCTCGATGGCTTTTTCTTTCACATTCTCAGGGGTATCGAAATCTGGCTCTCCAATTTCAAGATGCACAACGTGTTTTCCTGTCTTTTCCAAATTTTTCACTTTTGCCAGGACCTCAAAGGCGCCCTCCCCTCGCAACTTGAAAACCCGGTCAGCAATGGCATCTTTCATATCAACAAACTTTCGAAACCGCTCTGCGGTTTTCATCCTTTCTCACCTACCTTATTTGGAAATACTTTAACGGTCGCAAAACCTTTTTGCAAGTGTCCTAAGGACTATTTTTGGAAAAGTGCTACCGTTTCAAAATAAGGAGTTTGTGGAAAAAGATCCAGCAAAACGATTCTCTTCAACACGTATCCTCTCTCACTGAGAAGCACTGTATCCCGGGCAAAAGTACCCAGATTACAAGAAACATAAAGCAGGCGTTCTGGAGCAATCCAAGCAATCTTTTGAACAACTTTCCGATCAAGGCCAGCTCGGGGAGGATCTGTCACGACCACATCCACCCTCTGCTGAGGTAAAAGGGGCAAAATTTTCTCCACCCTTCCCGAGAGCGAAGTAAAATTCATAATTCCATTCAATTCGGCATTGAACCTGGCATCTTCAACCGCTTGCGGATTTTCTTCCACTCCTATGACCTGCTTGGCGGAATCCGCAAGAAAGAGGCCAATACCTCCACTTCCCGAGTAGAGATCCAGAACCACTTCCCTCCGGGAGAGGTCTACAT
This region includes:
- a CDS encoding ATP-binding cassette domain-containing protein, whose translation is MTVHDDSLVKMVNIWKSFGHVEVLRGVNFAVQYNEIVGLLGDNGAGKSTLIKILTGVHQPDRGEIYWKGQKLLGYSVAKARELGIETVFQERALSEQHTIWRNVFMGREITTPWGFINIKKEREETERIMRQYMGFTSAALSVDSVVGTMSGGEKQGVAIARALHFQADLIILDEPTTGLSLSETQKVLGFVEEIKKNGKSAIFITHNIYHVYPVADRIVVLDRGRVVGEFEKAAISLEKLVEKLYLVARTGKLENHQESVVTEGEEKPGQDFQSLMP
- a CDS encoding ABC transporter permease, giving the protein MARSRAVEHRSQMSVVFVLLVIIVLFMVGSPKTFLSGDIYAAFMSTIPFSMIMALSLTLIVVSGEMDLSFPSIMGFSGYVFTMVFHAFGSFPLALLTCIAVGLGAGFMNGLLIVKLRLPSLVLTIGTQFFWAGLTQVLCGGLGKTLVPTKQSVLYYLLVGRIGGRLPAQILWAVLVGFVIWLVLNRHRFGAHIYFTGDNPASARVMGVNVDRVKMIVFTQMGGFAAFAGVLASLEVLYFWPTLGQGYLLKTIAAVFLGGTPVEGGVGTVFGTFIGAIIIGILEAGIIAMGMTGFWTQLVYGLIIVVSIAMHSALRRRV
- a CDS encoding C4-type zinc ribbon domain-containing protein, encoding MEKIMLLLHLQDLDGKIQSLQSKIARGEEEICSLQQILEAAQKDLESAKMALEKAKVALAHKELELKDAEEKLRMTKGKLYSGEITSSKELAQWEKSMEKLEVAKNTLEEEVLLEMEKLESMQKTFQVKSQAVSTKREETFQSIAHIQEELKGWQEHLETLQREREKVITQIDINTLSTYLDLRKKYTNPVVVLQDETCSGCYLTVPTTVVKSVRKQEELVRCPNCGRFIYRKTS
- a CDS encoding substrate-binding domain-containing protein, with the translated sequence MSKKVTLQDIARELTISVATVSRALNGRGKVGTELRERVLKKAFEMGYFSSFPASLNFNLSRKKIIVLFPEKDFFWEKVERGVFDAWKLLREWPIDIEFFRTNGHNLSEQVGIFEKLLERSDFHGVAMVPSDLTQLDYFINALYLKGIRVVTFNVDAPLSKRLFYVGQNVRQGGRVAGEIFQHFLSNRRGKICVLTTNKRAPSHVLRWQGLIDYVHEKNLPYDVSYLVEVRDEEEAYQFTKERLLFEREVCGVFLSTAFGNYGVGKALLEANRKDLIVVGNDFLSDWKDFLDRGTMHCFLYQYPYLQGFVALVVLCRYLIFGIVPFEKTFYLPVFPIFVENLKEDLEQFETLIAYHLFGLEGKRKEAELVLMRRSDFGR
- a CDS encoding DMT family transporter, with the translated sequence MNRTTIPVMADLSLLSVNVIWGATFVTMKHLVENIPFSKILFGRFLIATVCLLGFSFSKKWDRKILRNGSILGFALFGGYFFQTWGLLYTTPARSAFVTGLSAIFVPLLVYLLFRKKIDFSTLLGIIIALFGLVLLTLTGRNNTQQKWWGDFLTTLGAFAYALQIVLVEKFNQEDTLPLVSIEMATVTILSLALSIGLGNPGFSFTSREWVSIVFLGVVATALAFTIQKVAQRHTSAAHAGLIFISEPVFAAFFSYFFWQERFTPNIVAGCVLILFGILLPQIRIFFTPENQLPQPSGQIQVLPSKGDQ
- a CDS encoding aldose epimerase family protein — protein: MAYVCMASSIEKTFYGVTADGTPVDEYTLVNDNEVMAKFITYGGALTSLYVPDKNGKFADIILGFDSLDGYESSANPYFGCITGRYANRIGNGQFTIDGRTYTLAQNNGPNSLHGGVKGFNRVVWKAFPFKSPDGPAIRFKYVSHDGEEGFPGNLSVTVTYTLTNQNELKIEYLATTDKPTVVNLTNHAYFNLAGEGVGNVLDHLLQIVADHYTPVDNTLIPTGEIASVAGTALDFTTPRAIGERVMEFAEPPFKGYDHNFVLNNQTGQLALAARVEEPTSGRVMEVWTTEPGVQLYTGNWLDLVGKGGKYYGQFAGFCLETQHYPDSPNKPNFPSVFLKPGETYSTMTIYKFLTK
- a CDS encoding uroporphyrinogen decarboxylase family protein; its protein translation is MNSKERVHTSLCHEEPDRVPIQASFTPEFAKRLRDHLGLMSQGEDNPHGGVEHDLEEVLGLDMIQYSVGIANSYYLKEEEEYICEWGIKWKRVPYTTPFGTGHYTEIAEHPLATDSGLAEYVPPSPHREELYLPLWKILEKFGRTHFILGVVVCTIFEGAWYLRGMNQLLIDMVTDEEKANHILDIPFHFHLEAAKRLTTMGVDGIWLGDDVGTQRGMLLSPELWRRYLKPRLATICQEVKKTDPNVKIAYHSDGNIYPIIDELVEIGIDILNPVQPGAMDPEFLKKRYGDVLSFWGSIDEQRTLPFGTPEEVKQEVQRRIVTLGKGGGFIIAPTHHVQLDTPLENFFAFLETAKGCGCYPIAFGIE
- a CDS encoding substrate-binding domain-containing protein, whose amino-acid sequence is MRIRLVKWGIVVSVALLLLSSVLAVAEAKRFEGIRIRFFAGGPPGCPFASVVYRGAKAAEEDLGPTVEYVFSDWDPEKMVTQFKEAVASKPNGIAIMGHPGDDALDPLIDEAFAQGIIVTSQNTTLPKAEAKYKAWGFGYVGQELYESGLMLGKGCVERFGLKAGDRAMVWGLLSQPTRGLRTKGVIDALKEAGLEVDYLEISPEVNAEAPLGAPIFAGYVSSHPDVKLVVTDHGGLTATLETYFKAAGKGPDDIYGAGFDLSPATLEAIRNGYCDLILDQQQFLQGYLPVLQLCMSIKYKFAGLHIDTGSGLVDKSNVEAIAPLVEEGIR
- a CDS encoding Nif3-like dinuclear metal center hexameric protein, coding for METLERVLNFLENLFPASFALPDDRFGLQVKACETVQKVLVGLELTPELLNWVIAEKIDLLYLHHPPIWTPLSFFSKDDPHFVMLYKLYHHGISVIAHHTNLDSAPKGLAEQWVKILTLEGKKKPILPRSIPKFKIVTFVPSDYLEKVSQAMFSTGAGTIGNYKGCSFHVLGTGTFIPQENAQPFVGIVGQLAKVSEIRLEVEVEANLLNQTVEQIVSAHPYEEPAIDIYPLRESSRSSVGLGRIIKLLHPLEKQELKSRVESVFVESCILYSSSKDVSSFYHTIALCPGSGKSLLKQVIKEKPDVFITGDLSHHEIQELLFAGIDYLSVPHGRGEKRAMQEICLFLQEEAKKHDLKVEFFEGKP